The following are from one region of the Alicyclobacillus fastidiosus genome:
- a CDS encoding TetR family transcriptional regulator, with protein MRNAEATKERILEAAMEEFSSYGIAGARVDRIAKNAGCNKNLIYIYFENKETLFTTVLEKHLTRVYEEISFTPEDLPGYAAKVFDWAMTHPHVVRLMTWYSLEQKADNITERTSVRDKKVKAIMDAQHDGLVGTTFTPGFLLTAIMALATAWTPTHPFGPSHDPDALKVPSETREAIARAVSLIAKGEEN; from the coding sequence TTGAGAAACGCTGAAGCAACAAAAGAACGGATTTTAGAGGCGGCTATGGAGGAGTTTTCGTCCTACGGCATTGCGGGTGCGCGCGTTGACCGCATTGCTAAGAATGCTGGATGCAACAAGAATCTAATCTACATTTATTTTGAGAATAAAGAAACACTTTTTACTACGGTCCTCGAGAAACACTTAACGCGTGTTTATGAGGAAATTTCATTCACACCTGAGGATCTTCCTGGTTATGCGGCAAAAGTATTCGATTGGGCTATGACACACCCACATGTAGTACGGTTAATGACATGGTACAGTTTGGAGCAGAAGGCGGACAATATAACCGAACGTACCTCTGTCCGCGATAAGAAAGTGAAAGCGATCATGGATGCTCAACATGATGGTCTGGTCGGAACGACGTTCACTCCTGGCTTTCTTTTGACTGCAATTATGGCCTTGGCTACCGCCTGGACGCCAACACACCCTTTCGGTCCCTCGCATGACCCAGATGCTTTGAAAGTTCCAAGCGAGACGAGAGAGGCAATCGCCAGGGCGGTTAGTCTGATTGCTAAAGGTGAAGAAAACTGA
- a CDS encoding SDR family NAD(P)-dependent oxidoreductase, whose protein sequence is MKLSGNTVLITGGSAGIGLAFAERFIKAGNTVIACGRRESALEDAKEKFPNLITRVSDVGLESDRASLFDWVTTNYPDVNVLVNNAGIQQRFHVLKANAKDNWSYFNHEIMVNVEAPIHLSMLFAPFFASQENAAIVNVTSGLAFTPLAIAPVYSATKAALHSFTMSLRHQLANTSVEVIEVAPPAVNTDLGGSGLHTHGEPLDAFADGIFQGLKEGKQEIGYGSSVDRLRMSRDEIDVYVENMYQAMKSTIE, encoded by the coding sequence ATGAAGCTTTCAGGAAATACAGTACTCATCACGGGTGGAAGTGCAGGCATTGGACTGGCTTTTGCAGAACGCTTTATCAAAGCCGGAAATACAGTCATCGCCTGCGGACGACGGGAAAGTGCCCTTGAGGATGCCAAGGAGAAGTTCCCAAATCTCATTACTCGCGTCAGTGACGTTGGACTTGAATCCGACCGTGCATCGTTGTTTGACTGGGTGACAACAAACTATCCAGATGTGAATGTATTAGTAAACAATGCAGGGATTCAACAACGCTTTCATGTGTTGAAGGCAAATGCGAAGGACAATTGGAGCTATTTCAACCATGAAATCATGGTTAATGTTGAAGCTCCTATTCATCTGTCCATGCTGTTCGCCCCATTTTTTGCAAGCCAAGAAAATGCGGCCATTGTGAATGTAACGTCTGGGTTGGCGTTCACACCGCTAGCGATTGCCCCCGTTTATTCAGCGACCAAAGCGGCTCTACACTCATTTACGATGAGTCTCAGACACCAACTAGCTAATACATCTGTAGAAGTCATCGAAGTGGCTCCACCAGCAGTGAACACCGATTTGGGTGGATCGGGCCTACACACTCATGGAGAACCATTGGACGCCTTTGCAGATGGAATTTTCCAAGGATTAAAAGAGGGTAAACAGGAGATTGGCTATGGCTCATCCGTGGATCGCCTGCGCATGTCACGTGACGAAATCGACGTGTACGTAGAAAATATGTACCAAGCCATGAAAAGCACCATTGAATAA
- a CDS encoding dienelactone hydrolase family protein gives MAEVLLFHHALGRTKGVYAFADELRGAGYTVHVPDLFEGRLFSDIKDGMAYVEEVGFEEIMGRAARVAGALPREIVYGGFSLGVVAAQKLAQTRPGARGALLFYSCVPTSMFGCPWPTDLPVQIHGMDADPYFVDEGDIEAARELVALANHAELYLYPGDQHYFADSSLPSYDADATALLSQRVLDFLRQVSD, from the coding sequence ATGGCCGAGGTTCTTCTATTTCACCACGCACTGGGACGGACAAAGGGTGTTTACGCCTTCGCGGACGAGCTCAGAGGGGCGGGTTACACTGTACACGTTCCGGATCTGTTCGAAGGCCGTTTATTTAGCGATATCAAGGACGGCATGGCCTATGTCGAGGAGGTTGGGTTCGAAGAGATTATGGGTCGCGCTGCACGTGTGGCCGGTGCTCTTCCGCGTGAGATCGTGTATGGAGGGTTCTCGCTCGGTGTAGTGGCGGCCCAGAAGCTCGCCCAGACTCGTCCAGGTGCCCGTGGTGCGTTGTTGTTTTACTCCTGTGTTCCGACGTCGATGTTCGGCTGCCCTTGGCCAACGGATCTCCCGGTTCAGATCCATGGAATGGACGCCGATCCCTATTTTGTTGACGAGGGTGACATTGAGGCGGCCCGTGAACTCGTGGCACTGGCCAATCATGCTGAACTCTATTTGTACCCAGGCGATCAACACTACTTTGCAGACAGCAGTTTGCCGTCGTATGACGCTGATGCGACGGCATTGCTGTCGCAACGTGTCCTCGACTTTCTCCGGCAGGTGAGTGACTGA
- a CDS encoding YbjQ family protein, with translation MIIVTTENIHGYQIEKVIGQVFGVVVRSRGLAGNITAGIRSLVGGEIKEYTEMLEDARKHAIDRMVQNAHAMGANAIIMMRFDSSEVGQTMSEIIAYGTAVVVHEEL, from the coding sequence ATGATCATCGTAACTACGGAAAACATTCATGGGTATCAAATTGAGAAAGTGATTGGTCAAGTGTTTGGCGTCGTTGTTCGCAGTCGTGGCCTTGCGGGTAATATTACAGCGGGTATTCGAAGTCTTGTTGGTGGCGAAATCAAAGAATACACAGAGATGCTGGAAGACGCGCGAAAACACGCGATCGACCGGATGGTTCAAAACGCCCACGCGATGGGTGCGAACGCAATCATCATGATGCGGTTTGATTCGAGTGAGGTAGGACAGACCATGTCTGAAATCATAGCTTACGGCACAGCGGTTGTCGTGCACGAGGAATTATAG
- a CDS encoding sigmaY antisigma factor component — translation MKSHGHLTWELVVLIVVILLVQGIWLFIDARHRSRWPWLWGGWGLLQFPGPTIFYLLFVRKVWKVWRRS, via the coding sequence GTGAAATCGCACGGACACCTCACTTGGGAATTGGTTGTGCTGATTGTCGTCATTTTACTTGTCCAAGGTATTTGGCTCTTTATCGATGCGCGACATCGTAGTCGGTGGCCGTGGCTGTGGGGGGGATGGGGACTGCTTCAGTTTCCTGGCCCTACCATCTTCTATCTACTGTTCGTGCGCAAGGTTTGGAAGGTCTGGCGCCGCTCATAA
- a CDS encoding DUF5345 family protein, translated as MKRVRIRTDKRRAESVHDMSIRQDTEATDMDAMFSSVLRDALHQVESIAPDSPPHLQFLSRLVEDTKLRQTRRLRRDLARFLAVAIFAGAGWMLSATLHMFADALVMTSLLSLAILPICFMLTRHEGGAS; from the coding sequence GTGAAGAGGGTACGAATTCGCACGGATAAGCGGCGTGCGGAGTCGGTGCATGACATGTCGATTCGGCAAGACACAGAAGCAACCGATATGGATGCGATGTTTTCTTCGGTGTTGCGTGATGCACTGCACCAGGTGGAGTCGATAGCGCCTGACAGTCCGCCGCACCTACAGTTTCTGAGTCGCCTTGTTGAGGATACAAAGTTGCGTCAGACACGGCGTCTACGCCGGGATCTCGCCAGGTTCCTCGCAGTTGCGATATTTGCTGGAGCAGGTTGGATGTTAAGCGCTACGTTGCATATGTTTGCCGATGCACTGGTGATGACCTCTCTGTTGTCGTTGGCGATCCTGCCGATCTGTTTCATGCTGACTCGCCACGAGGGGGGAGCTTCGTGA
- the sigY gene encoding RNA polymerase sigma factor SigY has product MNETECVLAAKRGDHEALAELLQTNYLFVFKYLLQLALHQPTAEDLTQETMIRAIEKIRLYDETRSKFSSWLLTIATRLYLDHQRRKRREKGALASATHDAKDETRHVRWQVESLNGDWSLLIDALAHLRKDTRAAVILKHYYGYEYREIADILNIPTGTAKSRVHHGLRELRKEWAQGEEGTNSHG; this is encoded by the coding sequence ATGAATGAAACAGAGTGCGTTCTTGCCGCGAAGCGCGGTGACCATGAAGCCCTTGCCGAGTTGTTGCAGACGAATTACCTATTTGTCTTTAAATATCTGCTTCAACTGGCGCTTCATCAACCAACCGCCGAGGATTTGACGCAGGAAACGATGATTCGGGCAATCGAAAAAATCCGGCTCTATGACGAGACAAGGAGCAAGTTTTCGTCGTGGCTGCTGACCATCGCTACACGGTTGTATTTAGATCATCAACGCAGAAAGCGACGGGAGAAAGGCGCCTTGGCATCCGCAACTCACGATGCCAAGGATGAGACGCGTCACGTGCGCTGGCAGGTGGAGAGCTTGAACGGTGACTGGTCTCTGCTCATCGATGCACTGGCGCATTTGCGAAAAGATACACGCGCGGCTGTGATCCTCAAGCACTATTACGGGTACGAGTACAGGGAGATCGCCGATATTCTGAACATCCCTACAGGAACGGCAAAGTCGCGAGTCCACCATGGTCTTCGCGAGCTGAGAAAGGAGTGGGCCCAAGGTGAAGAGGGTACGAATTCGCACGGATAA
- a CDS encoding spore germination protein → MTKKLQQTLEYIIQTAGQSDDFVVTRAIVDEKDAVLVYFHTISDQKQVQSLKQALQEHKYQKVSPMEMPYYLARHVIPFGEIAFLDNLWEIREALSRGDILLLVDGMPKAITIASMLIPHRAVEPPLLESSTRGPQISFIEKIDVNIGLIRGMLVSDALTIKQFRVGYRSRTRVAMLYEHDVANPNLVSTAMKRIQAVHVDKLTGSATLEQRIVDNHWTLFPLTRSTTRVDNCVKEIGQGKVLILVDGDPTGFLIPGTIIDFFQTMEDDQHSYFEATVVRWLRFISFVLGFYLPALYISFADFNPELLPHTLALKIARSREGVPFNAATEVLMMQLVIEIIREAALRMPKVMGQTIGIVGGLVLGQAAVEAGLVSSILIVVIALTAVSIFVLPSYEFATVLRILSWVNILAASIFGFYGVMVVVMAGMFHVASLKSFGVSYLEPISGEHWRDFFLDGILRAPIPMLDKRASHLHDQEITRSADYTDPNQHPMLEVPRKSKKLRKWRRT, encoded by the coding sequence ATGACGAAGAAGCTACAGCAAACATTAGAATATATCATCCAAACGGCCGGACAGAGTGACGACTTTGTCGTTACAAGGGCAATCGTTGACGAGAAGGATGCCGTCCTTGTGTATTTCCACACGATTTCTGATCAAAAGCAAGTTCAGAGTTTAAAACAGGCACTGCAAGAGCATAAGTATCAGAAGGTTTCACCCATGGAGATGCCCTATTACTTAGCAAGACATGTGATCCCATTTGGGGAAATTGCGTTTTTGGATAACCTTTGGGAGATCCGGGAGGCGCTGTCGCGGGGTGACATTTTACTACTCGTTGATGGGATGCCAAAAGCCATCACAATAGCCTCCATGTTGATTCCCCATCGCGCAGTCGAGCCACCGCTACTTGAATCGAGCACGCGTGGCCCTCAGATTTCATTCATCGAAAAAATCGATGTCAATATTGGATTGATACGTGGCATGCTGGTTAGCGACGCGTTGACCATCAAGCAATTTCGCGTGGGTTATCGTAGCCGAACTCGGGTTGCTATGTTGTATGAGCATGACGTTGCGAACCCGAATCTGGTTTCCACTGCGATGAAACGAATTCAAGCTGTGCACGTCGACAAGTTGACAGGAAGTGCCACATTAGAGCAGCGAATTGTAGATAATCATTGGACTTTGTTTCCTCTGACGCGATCCACTACACGGGTGGACAATTGTGTCAAAGAAATTGGGCAGGGAAAAGTTCTGATCCTAGTTGATGGCGATCCAACGGGATTCTTGATTCCTGGAACAATTATTGATTTTTTTCAAACGATGGAAGATGACCAGCATAGTTATTTTGAGGCAACGGTCGTTCGCTGGCTTCGCTTTATATCCTTTGTCCTTGGATTTTATCTCCCTGCACTATATATCTCGTTTGCCGACTTTAATCCGGAACTCCTGCCCCATACACTGGCGTTGAAGATCGCGCGTTCCAGAGAAGGGGTGCCGTTTAATGCTGCCACAGAAGTGTTGATGATGCAGCTAGTGATCGAAATTATTCGAGAAGCAGCCTTGCGTATGCCAAAAGTCATGGGGCAAACAATCGGTATCGTAGGCGGTTTAGTCCTAGGACAGGCTGCTGTAGAAGCGGGATTGGTAAGCAGCATTCTCATCGTTGTCATTGCACTTACCGCGGTATCTATATTCGTCCTGCCCAGTTACGAATTTGCAACGGTACTTCGAATCTTGAGTTGGGTAAATATCTTAGCTGCTTCAATTTTCGGGTTTTACGGTGTGATGGTGGTCGTTATGGCCGGTATGTTCCACGTCGCTTCTCTTAAGTCATTTGGGGTTTCTTACCTTGAACCAATCTCCGGAGAACACTGGCGCGATTTTTTCTTGGACGGAATTTTACGTGCACCTATTCCTATGCTCGATAAGCGAGCATCACACTTGCATGATCAAGAAATCACGAGGAGCGCGGATTATACAGACCCTAATCAACACCCAATGTTAGAAGTTCCACGTAAGTCAAAGAAACTGCGTAAATGGAGACGAACATGA
- a CDS encoding IS256 family transposase, with the protein MAYMDKIALLDLIRKIGLEDGDVDFLKEGLKILTQAVMDVEVSSLIGAERYERSEKRSNSRNGHREREWDTRVGTIDLQIPKLRKGSYFPSILEPRRKAEKALLAVVQEAYVHGVSTRKVDELVESLGIQGISKSEVSRICKELDDVVQSFKNRPLEGAYPYVWLDATFPKVREGGRVQSMAFVIAIGVRDTGEREVLGFDIGTSEDGSFWLTFIRSLVARGLSGVQLAISDAHEGLRNAIGSALTGATWQRCRVHTMRNILSQVPRASQQMVSSIVRTIFAQPTQETAKQQLAVVLEQLQAKFPKAMNVLERAEEDVLAYMAFPKEHWKQICSTNPLERLNRELRRRFDVVGIFPNRDSVVRLGGAILQEQNDEWVVARRYFSRESMAKLTGTDEQQLLAPTSVLHK; encoded by the coding sequence ATGGCTTATATGGATAAGATCGCACTTTTGGATTTGATTCGCAAGATCGGGTTAGAAGATGGGGATGTAGATTTTCTAAAAGAAGGACTGAAAATCCTCACCCAAGCCGTTATGGATGTTGAAGTCAGTTCACTCATCGGTGCAGAACGGTATGAACGTAGTGAAAAGCGCAGCAATAGTCGCAATGGACACAGAGAGCGAGAATGGGATACTCGCGTTGGAACGATTGACTTACAAATTCCAAAGCTTCGAAAGGGCAGCTACTTCCCCAGTATCCTGGAGCCTCGTCGGAAGGCGGAGAAGGCTCTGCTGGCCGTTGTCCAAGAAGCGTACGTGCATGGTGTAAGTACGCGTAAGGTGGATGAATTGGTTGAGTCACTTGGGATTCAGGGTATTAGCAAAAGTGAAGTCTCCCGCATCTGCAAAGAACTCGACGATGTGGTGCAATCGTTTAAGAATCGTCCTCTAGAAGGGGCGTATCCATATGTGTGGTTAGATGCAACGTTCCCAAAGGTTCGAGAAGGCGGAAGAGTTCAGAGTATGGCATTTGTGATTGCCATTGGCGTGCGAGATACCGGCGAGCGAGAAGTGCTGGGTTTTGATATTGGCACGAGCGAGGATGGCTCGTTCTGGCTCACATTTATTCGTAGCCTCGTTGCCCGTGGATTGAGCGGTGTACAGTTGGCGATTAGCGATGCACACGAAGGACTACGAAATGCAATTGGTTCTGCCTTGACAGGAGCGACGTGGCAACGTTGCCGTGTTCACACGATGCGTAACATCCTAAGCCAGGTGCCCAGGGCGTCGCAACAGATGGTCTCGTCTATTGTCCGGACGATTTTTGCTCAGCCAACGCAAGAAACAGCCAAGCAACAACTGGCTGTCGTCCTGGAGCAACTTCAGGCAAAGTTCCCCAAAGCGATGAACGTTTTGGAGCGGGCTGAGGAAGACGTTTTAGCATACATGGCATTCCCCAAGGAGCATTGGAAGCAAATCTGTTCGACCAATCCGCTGGAGCGATTGAATCGCGAACTACGGCGCCGATTCGATGTCGTTGGCATATTCCCGAATCGGGATTCTGTCGTACGTCTTGGAGGAGCCATTCTCCAGGAGCAGAACGATGAGTGGGTCGTCGCGAGACGCTACTTTAGCCGCGAGTCGATGGCTAAACTCACCGGAACGGATGAACAGCAACTACTGGCACCCACGTCAGTATTACATAAATAG
- a CDS encoding GerAB/ArcD/ProY family transporter produces MYKLSMFQVVTVTCTSFLPLLFWIFPRYAANSAGVDGQWALLGTCLIALFSAWVHGLLNTRFHKWSGADMPKLVYGNFIGKTVTMLFVPGYLLFIAVSLYSFSITLKALLPNTPRLATIASLTLVSIMGAMYGIEAISRVASIIFPVTILVLGASFIFVLFRGSWTGVFLHPVSISRSISVASQLLPMFFGLNQYIMLSPYYDHRNRNAVWLPIFCVGFSSALILSVYVITIRVVGYEGLRVLAHPIDFVLQLVQLHGLIIQRFGVVLVFISTMFEAVFFANHLWALSEASRRLLQLKKTSERWFIFTYAVITVIMFQVIPNQQIGDWIVLHILVPLSWFYLVIEPSMKLFLSYVRSNRLKSGAN; encoded by the coding sequence ATGTATAAGCTTTCTATGTTTCAAGTGGTAACCGTGACATGTACCAGTTTCCTTCCACTGCTGTTTTGGATCTTCCCTCGCTATGCCGCTAACTCCGCTGGGGTAGATGGGCAGTGGGCACTTCTAGGCACCTGCTTGATAGCTCTGTTTAGCGCGTGGGTCCATGGGCTTCTGAATACACGGTTTCATAAGTGGTCAGGGGCCGATATGCCAAAACTGGTATATGGAAACTTTATCGGGAAAACAGTGACAATGCTTTTTGTACCTGGTTACCTGCTTTTTATAGCAGTCAGTCTGTATTCCTTTTCGATTACACTTAAGGCGTTGCTTCCAAATACTCCTCGGTTGGCAACCATCGCCTCGTTAACTCTTGTTTCGATCATGGGCGCGATGTACGGAATAGAAGCCATTAGTCGCGTTGCATCGATTATATTCCCGGTTACGATTCTCGTCCTAGGCGCATCATTCATCTTTGTCTTGTTTCGAGGCAGTTGGACAGGCGTTTTCTTACACCCTGTAAGCATTTCGCGATCGATTTCCGTTGCATCACAATTGTTACCGATGTTTTTTGGGTTAAACCAGTATATCATGCTGTCTCCCTATTACGATCACCGCAATCGAAACGCAGTGTGGCTCCCAATATTCTGCGTCGGATTCAGTTCAGCGTTAATTTTATCAGTGTATGTCATCACAATCCGGGTGGTTGGGTACGAGGGGTTACGAGTGCTAGCGCACCCAATTGATTTTGTGTTGCAACTTGTACAATTGCATGGACTCATCATTCAGCGCTTCGGCGTTGTCTTAGTATTCATCTCAACCATGTTTGAAGCGGTGTTCTTTGCCAATCATTTATGGGCGTTATCAGAAGCCAGCAGAAGGCTACTGCAACTAAAAAAAACAAGTGAAAGATGGTTTATCTTCACATACGCAGTGATCACAGTGATCATGTTTCAGGTCATCCCCAATCAGCAAATTGGAGACTGGATTGTTCTACACATTTTAGTTCCATTGAGCTGGTTTTATCTCGTGATTGAGCCGAGCATGAAGTTGTTTCTTTCGTACGTTAGGAGTAACCGGTTGAAGTCAGGAGCGAACTGA
- a CDS encoding ABC transporter substrate-binding protein produces the protein MHTKWKVSCLAGFIVGVTFTLTACGTGSTASNATGSPNASSNSSKALKPLTISAGPNGAFQRNFNPFSTSADPGTQGLIYEPLFYDSVVSSNVYGILGRSTAWSNHNKTLTVTLQTNANWTDGKPFTSQDVVFTFNLLKKYPTIDLNAVWSKLSSVKSDGNDKVVFNFKQADVPYATYVLETYIVPQHIWSKLGDPSKVDVTNPVGTGPYTLSTFSPEDYTMKANPNYYGGKLSVPEVDFPAYNSNDSADLALSTGSLDWTGLFIPNIDKVYSSKNQNNKYWFAPGGLNLLTPNLKNPLLGNQVVRQAISMAVNRNDLSQKAEYGYEKVANPTGLILPTFQSWVDPNLPKTDTTFTFDPTGAEKLLQSAGFKKNGSGIYVSANGQALSFKLIVPSGWTDWDQDAALIAAQLKQIGIQINVQQEQYAGYQSDLSSHKFDLALVSTNVGPSPYYVYQNTFGTGASTNYEQWSDPKTDQALADFASTTNETEQKQDIDKLEKIVSEQLPAIPLIYGAEWYEYNDSQYTGWPDANNPYVTPAPFSYPAEEIVLLHLKPTAK, from the coding sequence ATGCACACCAAATGGAAAGTCTCTTGTCTGGCTGGATTCATTGTTGGCGTAACATTCACTTTGACGGCTTGCGGTACTGGAAGCACCGCGTCAAATGCAACCGGATCTCCTAACGCGTCGTCGAACTCGTCAAAAGCATTGAAACCCTTAACAATATCCGCCGGACCGAACGGCGCGTTTCAGCGCAATTTTAACCCATTCTCCACTTCCGCAGACCCCGGGACACAAGGACTGATCTATGAACCATTGTTCTACGATAGCGTGGTAAGTTCCAACGTATATGGAATCCTCGGCAGGAGTACTGCTTGGAGCAACCATAACAAGACGCTAACGGTCACCTTACAAACCAACGCCAATTGGACCGATGGTAAACCATTTACATCCCAGGATGTCGTGTTCACGTTCAATTTATTGAAAAAGTACCCAACAATCGACCTTAACGCTGTATGGTCTAAACTCTCCAGTGTTAAATCCGATGGGAACGATAAAGTTGTATTCAATTTTAAACAAGCCGACGTTCCCTATGCTACCTATGTTCTAGAGACCTACATCGTTCCTCAACACATCTGGAGTAAACTCGGGGATCCATCCAAAGTGGACGTGACAAACCCGGTTGGCACGGGTCCTTATACGTTATCTACGTTCTCGCCTGAAGACTATACGATGAAAGCTAATCCAAACTATTATGGAGGAAAGTTAAGCGTACCAGAAGTTGATTTCCCCGCTTATAACAGCAATGATAGTGCAGACTTGGCACTCAGCACTGGCTCTCTCGATTGGACTGGCCTGTTTATCCCCAACATCGACAAAGTCTACAGCTCAAAGAACCAGAATAACAAGTACTGGTTTGCCCCTGGCGGTTTAAATTTATTGACTCCCAACCTCAAAAACCCATTGCTCGGGAATCAAGTCGTTCGTCAGGCGATAAGCATGGCCGTAAACCGAAATGATTTATCGCAGAAGGCCGAATATGGATACGAAAAAGTTGCAAACCCAACCGGTCTGATCCTACCTACTTTCCAAAGCTGGGTCGATCCCAATTTACCTAAGACAGACACCACCTTTACGTTTGACCCGACAGGTGCCGAGAAATTGTTACAGAGTGCTGGGTTCAAGAAAAACGGCTCCGGTATCTACGTTTCAGCGAATGGACAAGCGTTGTCATTTAAGTTAATTGTCCCTTCGGGATGGACAGACTGGGACCAAGACGCTGCATTAATTGCCGCTCAATTAAAGCAAATCGGTATTCAGATTAACGTTCAGCAGGAACAATACGCAGGATACCAGTCTGATTTGTCGAGCCATAAATTCGATCTTGCTCTTGTATCCACCAATGTCGGTCCGAGCCCATACTACGTATATCAAAACACCTTTGGAACGGGTGCGAGCACAAACTACGAACAATGGTCTGACCCGAAGACAGACCAGGCGCTTGCGGATTTCGCCTCGACCACGAATGAAACAGAACAGAAGCAAGACATCGATAAACTGGAGAAAATCGTTTCCGAACAGTTACCCGCTATCCCGCTTATTTACGGAGCAGAGTGGTATGAGTACAACGATAGTCAATACACCGGTTGGCCAGATGCCAACAATCCCTACGTGACTCCAGCACCATTCTCGTATCCAGCGGAAGAAATCGTGCTGTTACACCTAAAACCAACAGCTAAATAA
- a CDS encoding GGDEF domain-containing protein has protein sequence MSGSVQVNPVVDLDIAKCESEGQVFLNKGMPHGKSFNVTHTSAGLNDFRELLRSVGKLTRVSPTIIFESTGYYHKAEGILPFHPPRFPQCISEFQIANIVQSLLMSTHTGIQARFVYSVALPTVFLEQISVIEVFIVIFNLRKPKWFGGLWAVGTLFLVVSILFHQNIYPVLGQVPDGYFFASPSNDVGFTLLKTIVYNSCLITLVCVVVRGLRKQKHRKRWLYALSVGVYGVCLLNDSVLLQLHRTLYPTAWVGELIFLVMLWREIRWHMQEVYDRLNRDALTGAFSRSFGEFYLSQVLTKQNVGVFYADIDGFKETNDTYGHQAGDEVLQRLVKLVEPLMVMPNVLIRLGGD, from the coding sequence ATGAGCGGATCTGTTCAGGTGAATCCAGTCGTTGATCTGGATATTGCGAAATGCGAAAGTGAGGGACAAGTCTTTCTGAATAAGGGAATGCCGCATGGAAAGAGCTTTAATGTCACTCATACAAGTGCGGGACTTAATGATTTCCGTGAGCTACTTCGCTCCGTGGGGAAACTCACGAGAGTCTCCCCCACCATCATCTTTGAGTCGACTGGGTATTATCACAAAGCCGAAGGTATTCTTCCCTTTCATCCTCCTCGCTTTCCTCAGTGTATTTCTGAATTTCAGATTGCGAACATTGTTCAGAGCCTGCTCATGTCGACACACACCGGTATTCAAGCACGATTTGTGTATAGCGTGGCTTTGCCAACTGTGTTTCTCGAACAAATTTCGGTAATTGAAGTGTTTATCGTGATATTTAACTTACGAAAGCCAAAGTGGTTTGGCGGGCTGTGGGCAGTTGGGACACTGTTTTTGGTGGTGTCCATCCTGTTTCATCAAAATATTTATCCTGTACTAGGACAAGTTCCGGATGGGTATTTCTTTGCAAGCCCCAGTAATGACGTTGGTTTCACGCTGCTTAAGACAATTGTATACAACAGTTGCTTAATTACTTTGGTGTGTGTAGTGGTACGAGGTTTAAGAAAACAAAAACACCGTAAACGATGGCTATACGCACTCTCTGTAGGTGTATACGGGGTTTGTCTTCTTAACGATTCTGTGCTCTTGCAGCTTCATCGAACGCTTTATCCCACAGCGTGGGTCGGAGAGCTGATATTCCTCGTTATGTTGTGGCGGGAGATACGTTGGCACATGCAAGAGGTGTATGACCGTCTGAATCGAGACGCATTAACAGGTGCGTTTTCGCGAAGCTTCGGCGAGTTTTATTTATCCCAAGTTTTGACCAAGCAAAATGTAGGCGTGTTTTACGCTGATATCGATGGCTTCAAAGAAACTAACGATACCTATGGACATCAAGCGGGAGACGAGGTTCTTCAACGGTTGGTAAAACTTGTGGAACCTCTTATGGTCATGCCGAACGTTTTAATTCGATTAGGCGGAGACTAG